GTGCTTGAGTACCACCAATATTGAGCGAACTCTTTGCATCCACGGAGCGGTCATTTGCATTGGGTTtagcactcgggggggggggggggtgtcgtttactaaagtttagctccagttatctgcagcagggcgcACAggactgctgcagataacttaagctaagctttagtaaacaacccccgtTCGTTTAGAAAACTTGTACACACGCACCAGACAAGGCGAGGGAGAGAGCGCGCAAAACAAGCAGATGCTCGAAGGGAACGAGATCGGGGTTAGGGGTGCGGCAGCAAATAAAGAAAAGCAGAACGTCCAGTCTTACCTTTAGAGAGTACAAGAGAGCCACAAATCCCAAGCAGCAAGTGTTCAAGTAGAGGGTGCTGAAGACAGACCAGGGGATGTGGTCCTGGGGCTGGGGGCTGGCAGGTGTTATGGTGATGACGGAGGAATGCATGCCAGCCGGGGCACCGGAGCCGGTCAGAGCTCTCTGATCTACCTCTGCCATTTGGTAGCTGGGGGGTGACTGGTAGGTGTTGGGAGCTGCTGTATGCTGGAATGTAGTTTTATCCATCTAGCACCGCTTTTGTAAAAACCTGCGTTTTGTCACACTTTTTCCCCGAAACCACCTGTGGCACCACTGAAGAGGCTGTTTGTTGAGTAGTAGTAGACTGGCAAACTTTTATAAGTAGGGACAGGGGGTGGAGCTGATtggtcttcctcctccctctgctTCTTCTTACGGCAGCGGGGAAATGATTAATGCGTACTATAGCCGACTCATCATCGAACACCTCATCGATTGCCAATAAACCATAGAAACTTAACTAACAATAAAATGGTAGCAGTTTCAGATCGGAAGTTTAGTGGCCTAGTAGCGGACTAGCGGGGCTTGTATCCTCTTCAGCTGTAGCCGGTACTTGACTTACAGCGGAGGATAACTAACGGATAACAACAGTACAACTGGCTGAAAGGGCAGGGCTCCTGCTCAGTGCTGTTACACTGGCCATCTGCCCTTTTGCAGCTATTTATAGTAGAaagaaggtaatcaatagaaataaaacatggaaaagaaaataagatgataccttttttattggacataacttaatacatttcttgattagctttccaaggttgcccttcttcgtcagatcggaaataagcaaatgctggtatatctgagtgaaacatcaaagcatttcagtgacagtctaacaggatgagggtgggttaggtgacaGACAgggagagtcgggtggatgagggacagggagatatgcatgcagataagagggtgacaaagcagtataattttatggtttataatgggctagaaaacccagatctttgttaaggcctgtctagtgggtgtcaaaatatttaaactagtaaaaaaggcccgtttctgacacaaatgaaacgggcgctagcaaggctttcctcggctcccctgcgaccctcctctctcccctgcccccactgcagccacccatgtccagcaaccctcctctctcccctgcccccctccagccacccatgtccagcgaccctcctctcttccctgcccccccttcagccacccatgtccagcgcccctcctctctcccctgcccccctctagccacccatgtccaacaccctcctctggacatggatcagctgtgaagtATGTTTTTTATCCctccgggttctgaagttgacatcataatggctacggtgatgtcagcctgatctacagagccatcctgaccaactcggaatgagccatggtcccaggcagcaagtcagaacgttggaggtgagaattattatataggattctgacttcaaaggtcttacaatcttgtattgttttaaagttcccttttaggattcttaccataaaatcactggtacagtgttctggttttgtaaagtgttgccccacagaggtgacatcctggttggtactagcatttttcatagggtgtctatgtaaattaaatctcttctttagcatccgacttgtttctccaatgtagcacccttcatcacattttttacactgaatgatatataccatgtTGGAAAATGAGCATGTGATAGATTCCTTAATGTTGTGTTTTaggttgggtggctgtcggaaggccagcactggcggggatgggaatatctctttcagtaattaatCCTCCTGGTTGTATATCACtataaggggaattctgtctgctaaaattgtgatttgcatgtcccaatccttagagcTGTACACCTGGACATTTTTTATGGTACATTTAAGTGCAGCTCTACAGATAGATTACAGCAGACACATTCCTAAGGTCTTAAGCTTtcctagaaaaaagaaaaaaaaacctgtatatCTGCTCTGCTAATATTGTGATTTACTTGCTGTGttttaaaccagtggcgtagccagacaggcaATTTAGGGCGGGCCTgagatcaaagtgggtgggcaaaaAATTTCatcactgcccctcccccaactaaaGCAAAACCCTCACTGTGcgttaactgtgtagatgcccataatattcctatgggcatctacatggttagcgtataGGATTTGTAAAAacattagcgtgcctttgtaaatgggGCCCCAAGATTTTAAAATAACTTCAAAAAGATTATTATCTAGTTTCCTGTTTAGCTTCCCAGGATTGAGGGTTCCAACTGATGAGATACAAAAACTAAACTTAAATAAAGCCTTACTTTAGGAatgtttacaattaaaaaaaaacgttttcaaacttctacaaaaaaaaaaccacatagcTGGTGATTGATCTCATTTCACTGGGTAGAGGATTCCAACTTTTTGCAATCTGGCAGGAAAGTGAATAGTAAACATTAGCTTCCGTTCACACCTCTTAGGGAGAGGGAAAGTGAAACAGCCAATAGTTTTATTGTTTAGAACTGTGCCTTGAGAAGGAAAGGCAATTAATTTATTTAGATAGCCAGGGGTGAGACCAAATGCTGTCCTACCTTTCAGTGTGCAAACCTTGAGCCAAACTTCTgagcaaagctgcacggcaccgggtccgtcctgccgctacgctgctgccctccgctccattgtCATTATCTTTGTCTGAAAGAGTTGTTACTAGTTCTTCTGCAGTGGATCCGCGTGCTGCCAGGGCTGTCTGCTGctgtgactgcttcctctgcgctggccccgcctcttcagaaagcgTATCGGAGGTGAGGccggctggaaggaagcagtcgcagcagcagacagccctggcagcgtGCGGTTCCGCTGCAGAAGAACTAGTAACAACTCTTTCAGACAAAGATGATGacaatggagcggagggcagcagcatagcggcaggacggacccggtgccgtgcagctttgctgtaggctccggcgctgcccgaaggggagggagggcccgagggaaagaagcgtgcaccactgctgggtgggcctgagcccaaagtgggtgggcccaggcccacccgtggctacgcccctgttttaaaCTGGTTTGATATCTGTTTAATCTGAAAACTACCAAAAGAATTAGATCTTTTGTTTGCTCCCTAAAAGTGTACCCTTCCCCCATCTGGCTTGTAAATCTGTAGGTTAAGGTGAGGCTGATAgcttgtgttggaggaggagcAGTTAAACCACATGGTCTTTTACTGACTCCTGCCTAAAGGATACTCACAGATAAGAATTGCTCTGGCTTAATTCTGGCttaattctgcatttatatctttcctgtttttgttACATACTCTGCTAAAATTGTGAT
This portion of the Microcaecilia unicolor chromosome 4, aMicUni1.1, whole genome shotgun sequence genome encodes:
- the LOC115468007 gene encoding dispanin subfamily A member 2b-like; its protein translation is MDKTTFQHTAAPNTYQSPPSYQMAEVDQRALTGSGAPAGMHSSVITITPASPQPQDHIPWSVFSTLYLNTCCLGFVALLYSLKARERKDVGDMNGAIGYASTSRSLNIAALVLTMLLVILFVILFTTGIFSLRSSFIYGNGK